The Methanocella arvoryzae MRE50 genome includes a region encoding these proteins:
- a CDS encoding DUF6159 family protein: MVIDRIIDQCSRALGFLIECFKMILEEPKLLIPSLLSVLFGFIMSLVIIVPFVFMGLLGKLGLYIFGGAVLTLLFVSYTFSYFFMGASSYAVYQHIKQGRSSLSDAFSRAVSCIVTLLLLAATGAVIQMIVNMLKNSSKNKGFLLNLIGSLAADVLREGWDIAVRLLVPVAVITGLGYMDSLKKAFEIVKNNVIIVGVGEISIRILTGIIGFFGVVLSIFAALGLFFVLSAFSFPVAIAIAVPVAFVCISLVSTLNLFIRTSYYTMLYVWAEERSVQGPDDGVAQAVPAPLHNAFGI; encoded by the coding sequence ATGGTAATTGACCGTATCATTGACCAGTGCTCAAGAGCACTGGGCTTTCTTATCGAGTGTTTCAAGATGATCCTGGAGGAGCCCAAACTCCTTATACCTTCACTGTTGTCGGTTCTCTTCGGGTTCATCATGAGTCTGGTGATCATCGTCCCGTTCGTCTTCATGGGCTTGCTGGGCAAGCTCGGGCTCTACATCTTCGGAGGCGCAGTGCTGACCCTGCTGTTCGTTAGCTACACGTTCAGCTACTTCTTCATGGGTGCATCCTCCTATGCTGTCTACCAGCACATCAAGCAGGGCCGGTCCTCCCTCAGCGACGCTTTCAGCCGGGCAGTTTCCTGCATCGTGACCCTGCTGCTTCTTGCGGCCACAGGTGCTGTCATCCAGATGATCGTCAACATGCTGAAGAACTCCTCTAAAAACAAAGGCTTCCTGCTGAACCTGATAGGCTCCCTCGCCGCAGACGTGCTCAGGGAAGGCTGGGACATCGCCGTCCGCCTCCTGGTGCCCGTAGCCGTCATCACAGGCCTGGGATACATGGATTCGCTGAAAAAGGCGTTCGAGATCGTCAAGAACAACGTGATCATCGTAGGCGTCGGCGAGATCAGCATCCGCATCCTGACTGGCATCATCGGCTTCTTCGGAGTGGTGCTGTCGATCTTCGCTGCTCTTGGGCTGTTCTTCGTCCTGTCGGCCTTCAGCTTCCCGGTTGCAATAGCGATAGCAGTGCCGGTCGCCTTCGTCTGCATCTCGCTGGTGTCGACGCTGAACCTCTTCATCCGCACTTCCTACTACACCATGCTGTACGTCTGGGCAGAAGAGCGGAGCGTTCAGGGCCCGGACGACGGGGTGGCACAGGCTGTGCCTGCGCCGTTGCACAATGCCTTCGGGATCTAA
- a CDS encoding GNAT family N-acetyltransferase has product MPASIINDEEVWDRFVDNSPYGTLFHKWKFLKIMEKYSRYQLLPYGIFKGKELACLFPLFYKAEKGLRFVASPPRQSILYVPYLGYVMSREFDGWKQHKKESFTCDIVHDINREISRLSPNYTSIFPVPRCTDMRPFRWSGYTVDLGYTYITNLERTEEELWNSLTSNCRKDIRDLKDKSLQFKAYNDVDRFFEVMRSVLAQEGPTFFHAQTPEYLKEIIAAFPENVKMNALYEDDTPLYISTTIEYNGRLLMWMAGSASDRYNSGECFVWELLKDASRRGLKVAENWGTEQRRLCNFKSKFNPSLEMTCIVRKTDGIGKLATMTYNGVARMPLLSSIIKA; this is encoded by the coding sequence ATGCCAGCATCCATTATTAACGATGAAGAAGTCTGGGACCGTTTCGTTGACAATAGTCCCTACGGCACACTCTTCCATAAATGGAAATTTTTGAAGATCATGGAAAAGTACAGCCGGTACCAATTGCTGCCATACGGAATATTCAAAGGTAAGGAACTCGCATGCTTGTTCCCCCTTTTTTACAAGGCTGAGAAAGGGTTACGCTTCGTAGCATCTCCGCCACGACAATCCATCCTCTACGTGCCGTACCTCGGATACGTGATGAGCAGGGAATTCGATGGCTGGAAGCAGCACAAGAAAGAATCTTTTACCTGTGACATAGTCCACGACATCAACCGGGAAATATCCAGGCTGTCGCCCAACTATACCTCCATTTTTCCAGTGCCAAGATGTACGGATATGCGACCCTTCAGGTGGTCGGGATATACAGTCGACCTGGGCTACACATACATCACCAACCTTGAACGCACGGAGGAAGAGTTATGGAACAGCCTGACCAGCAACTGCAGGAAAGACATCAGAGACCTCAAAGATAAATCGCTACAGTTTAAGGCATATAACGACGTGGATCGCTTTTTCGAAGTCATGAGGTCGGTGCTGGCCCAGGAAGGGCCTACCTTTTTCCATGCCCAGACCCCGGAATACCTCAAGGAGATCATAGCAGCCTTCCCGGAGAATGTGAAGATGAACGCCCTGTACGAGGATGACACTCCACTGTACATCAGCACTACAATCGAGTACAATGGCAGGCTCCTGATGTGGATGGCCGGCTCTGCCAGCGACAGGTACAACAGCGGGGAGTGCTTTGTTTGGGAGCTGCTAAAAGATGCCAGCAGGCGCGGCCTGAAAGTGGCGGAGAACTGGGGCACCGAACAAAGGCGCCTGTGCAATTTCAAGTCCAAGTTCAACCCGTCGCTGGAGATGACCTGCATAGTGAGAAAAACTGATGGCATCGGCAAGCTGGCAACCATGACATACAATGGCGTCGCCCGTATGCCATTGCTTAGCTCAATCATAAAGGCATAA
- the rtcA gene encoding RNA 3'-terminal phosphate cyclase — protein sequence MQMIEIDGSYGEGGGQILRSAVAVSAITGTPVRIINIRKNRPRAGLSIQHIKSIELVGQMSDAKIEGLSPGSTTITFIPSEIRGGKYSLNIGTAGSISLVLQSITPVASFAPSPVSINVTGGTDVRWSPTIDYFKHVTMPALRMFGFKGTLQLLSRGYFPVGSGSVVIDIEPADLRGAIIDEHRGGPVRGISASSRLPSHVSWRQRDAARKYLESVGLEVGEIELDVRDDLSTGSSITLFSGFHGGSALGERGLPAEKVGTEAAINLANCLESDAAVDPFLCDQLITFMALSKGSSLITTSSVTSHAVTNMWIMEKLTGRRFTVEKNRNIVIQSA from the coding sequence ATGCAGATGATCGAGATCGACGGCTCTTATGGGGAAGGCGGAGGCCAGATTCTTCGCTCTGCAGTAGCTGTATCTGCGATTACAGGCACCCCAGTCAGGATCATCAATATTCGTAAAAACCGGCCACGTGCTGGTCTCAGCATCCAGCATATAAAATCCATCGAACTGGTAGGTCAGATGTCCGACGCCAAAATCGAAGGGCTCTCTCCAGGCTCGACTACAATTACCTTTATTCCGTCCGAGATCCGCGGTGGTAAATACTCTCTTAATATTGGCACTGCCGGCAGTATATCGCTGGTATTACAAAGTATTACTCCCGTTGCCTCTTTCGCACCTTCCCCGGTCTCTATAAATGTAACTGGCGGTACTGATGTTCGCTGGTCTCCGACCATCGACTATTTCAAGCACGTCACGATGCCCGCTCTAAGGATGTTCGGCTTCAAGGGGACACTGCAACTCCTCAGCAGAGGCTATTTTCCTGTAGGCAGCGGCAGCGTCGTCATCGATATCGAGCCTGCCGACCTGAGGGGCGCCATAATCGATGAGCACCGGGGCGGGCCTGTCAGAGGTATTTCCGCCTCTTCACGCCTGCCATCGCACGTGTCCTGGAGGCAGAGAGACGCTGCCCGTAAATACCTGGAAAGCGTGGGGCTGGAAGTCGGCGAAATTGAGCTGGATGTCAGAGACGACCTCTCTACCGGCTCAAGCATTACCCTTTTCAGCGGATTCCATGGTGGCAGCGCCCTTGGGGAACGGGGCCTGCCCGCGGAGAAGGTGGGCACCGAAGCAGCGATCAACCTGGCGAACTGTCTGGAGTCGGATGCGGCCGTTGACCCATTTTTATGCGACCAGCTTATTACCTTCATGGCTTTATCTAAGGGCTCGTCCCTCATCACCACAAGTAGTGTTACCTCTCACGCTGTAACCAATATGTGGATCATGGAAAAACTGACTGGCCGGAGATTTACAGTCGAGAAAAATAGAAATATTGTTATCCAGTCGGCTTAA
- a CDS encoding peptidase, which produces MDVDLFYVPGCEQFKDLVSRKIAATYGVQVKDRGLLPVYDRAYNPLRRQYDAYVLLDYLIRCIVSDTAVWIVDRDMYCENLNFVFGLAMYHIAAVVSTYRVPSAEMVAKEAVHEAGHVMGLQHCKNRCVMRYSESLEDALDKPSELCTSCKKTIDRKVVEPGLQM; this is translated from the coding sequence GTGGACGTCGATCTGTTTTACGTGCCAGGCTGTGAGCAGTTCAAGGATCTGGTCTCAAGGAAGATTGCCGCTACTTATGGCGTCCAGGTGAAGGACCGGGGCCTTCTTCCGGTATACGATCGGGCTTACAATCCGTTGAGAAGGCAGTATGATGCGTACGTGCTGCTGGACTACCTGATCAGGTGCATCGTGTCTGATACAGCCGTTTGGATAGTCGATCGGGACATGTACTGCGAGAACCTGAACTTCGTCTTCGGGCTGGCCATGTACCACATCGCAGCGGTAGTATCCACCTACCGGGTCCCATCGGCTGAAATGGTGGCCAAGGAGGCGGTCCACGAAGCAGGCCACGTGATGGGGCTGCAGCACTGTAAGAACCGGTGCGTCATGCGCTACTCAGAATCGCTGGAGGACGCCCTGGACAAGCCATCAGAACTATGCACCAGCTGTAAAAAAACCATAGACCGCAAGGTAGTTGAGCCCGGACTGCAAATGTAG
- a CDS encoding response regulator produces the protein MVASIAIVEDEPELRSLYCLMLKSRGYSVSFAASGVEEAVKAYEASPEKPSLVIMDVRLVDGTGIDAAEKIALADPGARFLFATADADAICSLRVQGASGVLQKPFSLKDLLDSISRALSSPCPSSVWQYPESYC, from the coding sequence TTGGTAGCGTCTATCGCTATAGTTGAAGATGAGCCTGAGCTCAGGTCATTGTACTGTCTGATGTTAAAGTCCAGGGGCTATTCGGTCTCTTTTGCCGCTTCGGGCGTCGAGGAGGCTGTAAAGGCTTACGAGGCTTCGCCTGAGAAGCCGTCTCTGGTTATCATGGACGTACGTCTCGTGGATGGGACAGGTATCGATGCTGCGGAGAAAATTGCATTGGCTGATCCCGGGGCTCGCTTTCTCTTCGCTACCGCAGATGCTGACGCAATATGCAGTTTACGTGTTCAAGGCGCTTCTGGCGTGCTCCAGAAGCCCTTTTCTCTGAAGGATCTGCTGGACTCGATCAGCAGGGCGCTGTCCTCGCCCTGCCCCTCCTCCGTCTGGCAGTATCCCGAGAGCTACTGCTAA
- a CDS encoding cysteine desulfurase, with amino-acid sequence MYDVYRIREDFPVLREVVYLDSAATSQKPVQVAEAVQEYFTRYCGNYGRGAHRLSRRTTEKYEDARETVAGFFGINPRCTVFTRNTTESINMVALGLDWKKGDHVITTVVEHHSNLLPWIRLQEKGVEVTVVDSDMHGIVTAEAIEKAITDKTRLIAVTHVSNFFGAAQDIKAVARIAKKHGIMLLIDAAQSAGEIPLNLDEIGCDFAAMPGHKGLLGPQGTGILYVREPERLQPVFVGGGTVQKVTTGSFTFDEIPSRFEYGTPNIPGIIGLGRGVEYVKAMGVENIEAHVNRLARECARRLAEIPQVELYGPDNRVSLTSFNVENINPHDVAMILDETKKICVRSGQHCAQTALARLCIAGSVRASFACYSTMEEVDLLARSVEAIAKSFS; translated from the coding sequence ATGTATGACGTTTACCGGATAAGGGAGGACTTTCCCGTCCTGAGAGAGGTCGTTTACCTGGATAGCGCTGCTACCAGCCAGAAGCCAGTCCAGGTGGCAGAGGCGGTACAGGAGTATTTCACCCGTTACTGCGGAAACTACGGAAGAGGTGCGCACAGGCTTTCCCGGCGCACTACGGAGAAGTACGAGGACGCCCGGGAAACTGTCGCCGGCTTCTTCGGGATAAATCCGCGGTGCACCGTTTTTACCCGGAATACCACTGAAAGTATTAACATGGTTGCCCTGGGTCTGGACTGGAAAAAGGGCGATCATGTCATTACCACGGTGGTCGAGCACCACAGCAATCTGCTGCCGTGGATCAGGCTGCAGGAAAAGGGAGTCGAGGTAACGGTAGTCGATTCGGACATGCATGGCATTGTCACGGCTGAGGCGATCGAGAAAGCGATAACGGATAAGACCAGGCTGATTGCAGTCACCCATGTTTCCAACTTCTTCGGCGCAGCCCAGGATATCAAAGCCGTTGCGAGGATTGCTAAAAAACATGGGATTATGCTGCTGATAGACGCCGCCCAGTCGGCTGGCGAAATTCCCCTGAATCTGGATGAGATCGGCTGCGACTTTGCGGCGATGCCGGGCCATAAAGGGCTCCTGGGCCCGCAGGGCACTGGCATTCTGTACGTGAGGGAGCCGGAAAGGCTTCAGCCGGTGTTCGTGGGCGGGGGGACGGTTCAGAAGGTGACGACCGGCTCTTTCACCTTCGATGAGATCCCGTCGAGGTTCGAGTACGGGACACCCAACATACCGGGCATCATCGGCCTCGGCAGAGGCGTAGAGTACGTGAAAGCCATGGGAGTCGAGAATATCGAAGCCCACGTAAACAGGCTTGCACGGGAATGTGCCAGACGTCTGGCAGAGATCCCCCAGGTAGAGTTATACGGGCCTGACAACCGGGTCTCTCTTACCTCGTTCAACGTGGAGAACATCAACCCCCACGACGTAGCCATGATCCTGGACGAGACGAAAAAGATCTGCGTCCGCAGCGGCCAGCACTGTGCCCAGACGGCGCTGGCAAGGCTGTGTATAGCAGGCTCGGTCAGAGCGTCGTTCGCGTGCTATAGTACGATGGAAGAAGTGGACCTGCTGGCAAGATCGGTAGAGGCAATTGCTAAGTCGTTCTCATAA
- a CDS encoding HVO_0476 family zinc finger protein — protein sequence MDKIEIAEAVCPSCSPDEPTVHVILKKGGLVKCEECGYVHAIPVKKKKLIKLRVIVSRQDKSSVQSYEVDEDDIIHVGDEFVVESEDEVSGVRVQSIETKTKARPESAPAGEIETLWARTIDDVIVKIAVQEGPVTESVHYKVAGDHEFDIGSTIKLKGYEVAIVSIKTRDGGHAKRQGQFVKAKDVTRIYSKIVSRERQAGRGGGFKLRSRKAYRGTGDEKV from the coding sequence ATGGATAAAATCGAGATCGCGGAGGCAGTGTGTCCTTCGTGCAGCCCGGACGAGCCTACTGTGCACGTAATACTGAAAAAAGGCGGGCTGGTAAAGTGTGAGGAATGCGGCTATGTGCACGCTATTCCGGTCAAGAAGAAAAAGCTCATCAAGCTCAGAGTCATCGTCAGCCGCCAGGATAAGTCCTCGGTCCAGTCGTACGAGGTCGACGAGGACGACATCATTCACGTCGGCGACGAGTTCGTCGTGGAGTCGGAAGACGAGGTGAGCGGAGTCAGAGTCCAGTCCATCGAGACGAAGACCAAGGCCCGGCCTGAGTCGGCGCCTGCAGGCGAAATCGAAACGCTGTGGGCCCGCACCATCGACGACGTCATTGTCAAAATTGCGGTGCAGGAGGGCCCGGTCACCGAGTCGGTCCACTACAAGGTCGCCGGCGACCACGAGTTCGACATCGGCAGCACTATCAAGCTCAAGGGCTACGAAGTGGCAATCGTCAGCATCAAGACCCGCGATGGCGGGCATGCAAAGCGCCAGGGCCAGTTCGTTAAAGCCAAAGACGTGACGCGCATATACTCGAAGATCGTATCGCGGGAGCGGCAGGCGGGCCGCGGCGGGGGGTTCAAGCTACGATCGAGGAAGGCATACCGTGGGACAGGCGACGAAAAAGTCTGA
- a CDS encoding MoaD/ThiS family protein, with translation MAEKKVEVLHLTVILHAGRKTETQVDLPEGSSYFDLLRELKVNPETVVVFKNGIPVAFDSVVEGGTVEVMRVVSGG, from the coding sequence ATGGCAGAAAAGAAGGTGGAAGTACTGCACCTGACAGTGATTTTGCATGCCGGACGGAAGACGGAGACGCAAGTCGATCTTCCCGAGGGCAGCAGCTATTTTGACCTGCTCAGAGAACTAAAAGTTAACCCTGAAACAGTGGTCGTGTTTAAAAACGGCATACCGGTGGCTTTCGACTCTGTGGTTGAAGGCGGCACGGTCGAAGTGATGAGAGTGGTCTCCGGGGGATAG
- a CDS encoding RNA 2'-phosphotransferase — MENREQPGEIKQCPVHGYFRGRECTCGNPGRFVLSGYKAEKLGKIISGALRHFPADLGLDMDEHGWVSLRDLTRVIERKYEWARSYHVDAMFKTDDKGRYERKGDKVRARYGHSLNIKPDYPEFDGDKLYYGTSEEEADRILEIGLKPVNQHFVHLSKSIEEAVKVACIRTEHPVIIEVDAKKARETGIEILDAGPVCLTAQIPAEFLQIG, encoded by the coding sequence ATGGAAAACAGAGAACAGCCAGGCGAAATCAAGCAATGTCCGGTACATGGGTACTTCAGGGGTCGGGAGTGTACGTGCGGCAACCCCGGAAGGTTTGTACTCTCAGGCTACAAGGCGGAAAAGCTGGGTAAGATCATATCTGGCGCGCTGAGGCATTTCCCCGCAGATCTGGGCCTGGATATGGACGAACATGGCTGGGTCAGCTTAAGAGACCTGACCAGGGTCATAGAGCGAAAATACGAATGGGCCAGGTCATATCATGTCGATGCCATGTTTAAGACCGACGATAAGGGCCGGTACGAGAGAAAAGGAGATAAAGTCAGGGCCAGGTACGGGCATTCGCTAAACATAAAGCCGGACTATCCTGAGTTCGACGGAGACAAACTTTACTATGGTACCAGTGAAGAGGAAGCAGATCGGATCCTTGAGATAGGCCTCAAACCAGTAAACCAGCACTTTGTCCACCTCAGCAAGAGCATCGAGGAAGCGGTTAAGGTTGCCTGTATACGGACAGAGCACCCTGTAATAATAGAGGTAGATGCTAAAAAGGCCCGGGAGACCGGCATAGAGATCCTGGATGCCGGACCTGTATGCCTGACGGCTCAGATACCGGCGGAATTTTTGCAGATAGGATAA
- a CDS encoding GNAT family N-acetyltransferase: MPVRIIEEETLWDKFVESSPYSTLFHRWKFLKIVEKYSGYHLAPYGIYKGEHLSCILPLFTRKKSGLKLAYSPPQQAVAYIPYLGFIPDSEYARMKQHKKEPYLDFISKGIDEAISAEAPNHAFLSLAPGLTDLREFRNMGYSVDLGYTYIIDLSRPVDELWNNMSKTCRQTIRYWDDRRVEVRPSGDIDAFFTIMRRTLEKEGNTFFHNQSPEYLKEILATFPDNVKMYTMYSEDNPVAMQVNVQYRDRLLFWMYGRNGNCGSPVEYLNWELIKMAKETGLRVVENWGTETKRLNAYKAKFDPALEVCCGLHKSDVLGKLATMTYSSITRVPGLASVFHA, translated from the coding sequence ATGCCTGTAAGAATAATCGAAGAGGAGACACTGTGGGATAAGTTCGTGGAAAGCAGTCCTTACAGTACGCTGTTCCACCGGTGGAAATTCCTGAAGATCGTCGAAAAGTACAGTGGCTACCATCTTGCACCTTATGGAATATACAAAGGAGAGCACCTTTCCTGCATCCTGCCCCTCTTTACCCGGAAGAAAAGCGGGCTAAAGCTCGCTTATTCTCCACCACAGCAGGCAGTTGCGTACATTCCATACCTGGGCTTCATCCCGGACAGCGAGTACGCCAGGATGAAGCAGCATAAGAAAGAACCGTACCTTGACTTTATTTCGAAAGGCATAGACGAAGCGATCTCTGCTGAAGCCCCGAACCACGCATTTTTATCCCTCGCCCCAGGGCTGACAGACCTGAGGGAGTTCAGAAACATGGGGTACAGCGTCGATCTGGGGTATACATATATCATTGATCTGAGCAGGCCGGTCGATGAGCTGTGGAACAACATGAGTAAGACGTGCAGGCAGACGATCAGGTACTGGGATGACAGGCGCGTCGAGGTCAGGCCTTCAGGAGACATAGATGCCTTTTTCACCATCATGAGGAGGACGCTGGAAAAAGAGGGTAACACGTTTTTCCACAACCAGTCCCCGGAATACCTGAAAGAGATCCTTGCTACGTTCCCCGATAACGTGAAGATGTACACGATGTACAGCGAAGACAATCCCGTGGCCATGCAGGTGAACGTACAGTACAGGGACAGGCTGCTTTTCTGGATGTACGGCAGGAACGGCAACTGTGGCAGCCCTGTAGAATACCTTAACTGGGAGCTCATTAAAATGGCGAAGGAAACCGGGCTCAGAGTAGTGGAAAACTGGGGCACCGAAACAAAGAGACTCAATGCCTACAAGGCCAAATTCGACCCCGCACTGGAAGTCTGCTGTGGCCTGCACAAGTCCGACGTCCTCGGAAAGCTGGCCACTATGACTTACAGCAGCATCACCCGGGTGCCCGGGCTTGCCTCAGTCTTCCACGCCTGA
- a CDS encoding GIY-YIG nuclease family protein has translation MEGKGTYTLIMQLKEGRKLRVGALGEIYFEEGFYAYTGSALGSGGFSRIKRHLDVAAGKNSTRKWHIDYLLPHSDVLQTVTSVRPECSVAAGIDAVLPRIAGFGCSDCRCQSHLHYSRTLDSMVNAVRKAHRV, from the coding sequence TTGGAAGGTAAAGGCACATACACGCTCATCATGCAGCTTAAGGAAGGCCGCAAGCTCCGCGTGGGAGCGCTGGGCGAGATCTATTTTGAAGAAGGCTTCTATGCCTATACCGGCTCAGCGCTGGGCTCAGGGGGCTTCTCCCGGATCAAGAGGCACCTCGATGTCGCCGCAGGCAAGAACAGCACCAGGAAGTGGCACATCGACTATCTGCTGCCCCATTCTGACGTTCTCCAGACCGTGACCTCCGTCCGGCCCGAATGCAGCGTAGCCGCGGGCATCGACGCAGTCTTACCACGAATCGCCGGCTTCGGCTGCAGCGACTGCCGCTGTCAGTCCCACCTTCACTACTCGAGAACTCTGGACTCCATGGTCAATGCAGTGCGCAAGGCGCATAGAGTGTAA
- a CDS encoding protein-L-isoaspartate O-methyltransferase: MPWDRRRKSLIDLLRRQGIGDRVLEAMDRVPREEFVPEDVRPDAYYDTPLPIGHNQTISAPSMVAIMCQALDIREGNKVLEIGTGLGYHAAVMAVLAGASGVVYTVERIPELADMARSVLSRLGFDNVKVFLRDGTEGLPDFAPYDRISVAAAAPDVPQPLVDQLKDPGRLVIPVGRYFQQLMLVEKKGGQIITTDKGGVAFVPLLGKYGFKGY; encoded by the coding sequence ATACCGTGGGACAGGCGACGAAAAAGTCTGATTGATCTGCTCCGGCGCCAGGGCATCGGCGATCGGGTACTTGAGGCAATGGATCGGGTGCCTCGAGAAGAGTTCGTGCCGGAAGATGTCCGGCCCGACGCCTATTATGATACTCCGCTCCCTATCGGGCATAACCAGACGATCTCAGCCCCAAGTATGGTGGCGATCATGTGCCAGGCGCTCGACATCCGGGAAGGGAACAAAGTCCTCGAAATCGGCACAGGCCTCGGCTACCACGCTGCCGTCATGGCCGTGCTCGCCGGGGCCTCCGGCGTTGTTTACACTGTCGAGCGCATACCCGAGCTGGCTGACATGGCCCGATCGGTCTTGAGCCGGCTGGGCTTCGACAACGTTAAAGTATTTTTACGCGATGGCACTGAAGGCCTCCCCGACTTCGCCCCCTACGACCGAATCAGCGTCGCTGCAGCGGCCCCCGACGTCCCGCAGCCTCTGGTAGATCAGCTCAAGGACCCAGGTCGTTTAGTTATCCCTGTAGGCCGGTACTTCCAGCAGCTCATGCTCGTCGAGAAAAAGGGCGGCCAGATCATCACTACCGACAAGGGCGGCGTGGCATTCGTGCCCCTGCTGGGGAAATACGGGTTTAAAGGGTATTAG
- a CDS encoding DUF371 domain-containing protein, producing the protein MTAETVFARGHRNVTALHPSTFEVTRDPEISTTADCIIAVSADKGAAMLSEEFRRAAADEDAIIMATITCAGLTDVVKGWGSAKLTFTDDSSMVFRVSDYVCGRTVMVNADKPAARLNRKLVDALARGNEAVIELKVEKGKRPQPSLDLLFEGI; encoded by the coding sequence ATGACGGCAGAGACAGTCTTTGCACGCGGGCACCGGAACGTGACAGCTCTCCACCCATCGACCTTCGAGGTCACCAGAGACCCGGAGATCTCGACGACAGCGGACTGCATCATAGCTGTGAGCGCTGACAAGGGCGCTGCCATGCTCAGCGAGGAGTTCAGGAGAGCGGCCGCGGATGAAGACGCTATCATTATGGCGACGATCACCTGTGCGGGCCTCACGGACGTCGTCAAAGGCTGGGGCTCTGCTAAGCTCACTTTTACAGACGACAGCAGCATGGTCTTCAGGGTAAGCGACTACGTCTGCGGGCGGACAGTCATGGTCAACGCCGACAAGCCGGCCGCCCGCCTGAACCGGAAACTCGTCGATGCCTTAGCCCGGGGAAACGAGGCTGTGATAGAACTCAAAGTAGAGAAAGGTAAAAGGCCGCAGCCGTCGCTAGATCTACTGTTCGAGGGAATATGA